The following coding sequences lie in one Allochromatium vinosum DSM 180 genomic window:
- the aroK gene encoding shikimate kinase AroK, whose protein sequence is MLRAQNIFIVGPMGAGKSTVGRQLAEALSYTFKDSDHEIQRRTGVDIPTIFEFEGESGFRARERQVIEELVAEERIVLATGGGAVLNPENRQDLSARGVVIYLHCSPEQQYARTARDRNRPLLETEDPLNRLREIMAEREPLYRQVADLVVSTEKRGTSSVVKEICRRLESEDV, encoded by the coding sequence ATGTTACGTGCACAGAATATCTTCATCGTCGGCCCGATGGGCGCCGGCAAGAGTACCGTCGGACGCCAACTGGCCGAGGCGCTGTCCTATACCTTCAAGGACAGCGACCACGAGATCCAGCGCCGAACGGGTGTCGACATCCCCACCATCTTCGAGTTCGAAGGCGAATCCGGCTTTCGCGCCCGCGAGCGTCAGGTCATCGAGGAACTGGTCGCCGAGGAGCGGATCGTCCTCGCGACCGGCGGCGGCGCCGTGTTGAACCCCGAAAACCGCCAGGATCTCTCCGCTCGCGGCGTGGTCATCTACCTGCATTGCAGCCCCGAGCAGCAATACGCCCGCACCGCCCGCGACCGCAACCGCCCCCTGCTCGAAACCGAAGATCCACTCAACCGTCTGCGCGAAATCATGGCTGAACGTGAGCCGCTCTATCGACAGGTCGCCGATCTCGTGGTCTCGACCGAGAAGCGCGGCACCAGCTCGGTGGTCAAGGAGATCTGCCGCCGACTGGAGTCCGAGGACGTCTGA
- the aroB gene encoding 3-dehydroquinate synthase → MRTLNVDLGARSYPIHIGSGLLADGDLYRPHLRSLQVMIVTNETVAPLYLEPVRQALDGLQVREVILPDGEVYKTLEVWNRIFDALLAERFARDCTLIALGGGVIGDMTGFAAACYQRGVDFIQVPTTLLAQVDSSVGGKTGLNHPAGKNMIGAFHQPRAVIADTDTLVTLPQRELSAGMAEVLKYGFIRDAAFLDWLECHMTELMSRDPEALAHAIWRSCEVKAQIVAEDEFESGSRALLNLGHTFGHAIEAGVGYGEWLHGEAVGAGICLAAVLSARLGWLTEAELKRTRRLIAGAGLPTGRPAELSPERMLELMAVDKKVLAGQLRLVLLRQLGEAVVTSEFDRDELNHILA, encoded by the coding sequence ATGCGAACATTGAACGTCGATCTCGGGGCGCGCAGTTACCCCATCCACATCGGTTCCGGCCTGCTGGCCGACGGCGATCTCTACCGGCCCCATCTGCGCAGCTTGCAGGTCATGATCGTCACCAACGAGACGGTCGCCCCGCTCTATCTGGAGCCGGTCCGACAAGCCCTGGACGGACTCCAGGTCCGCGAGGTCATCCTGCCCGATGGCGAGGTCTACAAGACGCTGGAGGTCTGGAACCGGATCTTCGATGCCCTGCTCGCCGAACGCTTTGCGCGCGACTGCACCCTGATCGCACTCGGCGGCGGCGTGATCGGCGACATGACCGGCTTCGCCGCCGCCTGCTACCAGCGCGGCGTCGACTTCATCCAGGTGCCGACCACGCTCCTGGCTCAGGTCGATTCCTCGGTCGGCGGCAAGACCGGCCTCAACCACCCGGCCGGCAAGAACATGATCGGTGCCTTTCACCAGCCGCGCGCGGTCATCGCCGACACCGACACGCTCGTCACCCTGCCGCAACGCGAACTCTCGGCCGGAATGGCCGAGGTGCTCAAATATGGCTTCATCCGTGATGCGGCCTTCCTCGACTGGCTCGAATGTCACATGACGGAGCTGATGTCGCGCGATCCCGAAGCGCTGGCGCATGCCATCTGGCGCTCGTGCGAAGTCAAGGCGCAGATCGTCGCTGAGGACGAGTTCGAATCCGGCAGCCGCGCCCTGCTCAATCTCGGTCACACCTTCGGTCATGCCATCGAGGCCGGCGTCGGCTATGGTGAATGGCTGCACGGCGAGGCGGTCGGCGCGGGCATCTGTCTGGCCGCTGTGCTCTCGGCACGGCTCGGTTGGCTGACCGAGGCCGAACTCAAGCGCACTCGCCGTCTGATCGCCGGCGCCGGTCTGCCGACCGGGCGTCCGGCGGAACTGTCGCCCGAGCGGATGCTGGAACTCATGGCCGTCGACAAAAAGGTGCTCGCCGGCCAGCTGCGTCTGGTTCTGCTCCGGCAGCTCGGCGAGGCGGTCGTCACCAGTGAGTTCGATCGCGACGAACTGAACCACATTCTGGCTTGA